The Akkermansiaceae bacterium genome segment CATCCGCAGAAAGCGGGCCTGACCGCCGACCCCGCTCACCAGTCCTCTTTCGCCCGCATCGCGTCCAGTTGCGGGTTGTAGATGTTGAATTCCAGACGGTTGAAGGCTTTCAGGTCGAAATCCGCCGTGCCGAAGTTCTGGCTGAACCCGCGGACCTTGTCCTCCCCGAACGACTCAAGCCGGAAGACCAGCGAACTGCCATCCACCAGGGATGCCCGGACATCCCCGATCATCCGTTTCGGTTCCTCCAGGCTCGCGGGCTTGAGCGCGATGTCACGAAAGCGGGCGACCGGCAGTTTGATCTCATCGAAGCTGGTCTTCAGCGTGATCACCCCTTCGGAGATCGAAAGCACCTCGCCGGCAATGCTGTCACCATTCCTCAGCATCATGCGGCCTTCCAGGCTCCGGTCCTTCACCGGGCGCGCTTCGGCCTGCTCTTCCCCGAACATCTCGATGTTCCTGAAGCGGTTGCCCATTCCATTTCCCGGAGGGGGCGTTTCGTCAAGGATGCCATCCCATGCGGAAAGCTCCATGTTCGAGACCTTCAGCCGCCCGTTGTCATGGCATACGAAATGGACTGTCCGGCCCAGCACCTCCGGATTCATCCCTTGGTCCACCCATGACTCGATGATCCTTCCATTGACGTAGAGGGCCAGGGTCTTGGTCCGTGAACTCGCCCGGATCTCGATCTTCGCCTTCTCATTCTGCAACAGTTCCTGCACGGATGCCTGCGGCTGGAGGAAATTCGGGTTCCCGCCGCAGCGCTGGACCTGGATGCTCCGGCCGCGGAACTTCACCTCATAGCCATTCTCCGGCTGGTCCGTGGAGGCGTCGTCGGAATAGACGATCACGGTGAGATGAATCTGGTTCCGCCAGGTGGCGTCGAACGACAAGCGGAATCCATCCGGCAGTTCCATATCCCGGGCGATGCCGCCCGGCTCCACGGAAATGAATGCGCCGCTCCGGTATTTCCATGGCGCGGGTTCGGTCGAAAGCGTCCAGCCCTCCAGCGAAGACGGCCCGGCATACAGGAGCTTCGGACGGTCGGAGATCTTCAGCTCGCGCACCATCACCCGCGGGAATTTCAACCGGCCGGCATACCAGGTATCCAGCTCGATGGCGTCGTCCGTCACCGAGGCGATCTCCCCCTTCACGGTGTCCCCGCGTGCAAGGGTGAGGGTCGCTTCATGGCTGGATGGCAGGGAGGGCATCCGTCCTGACAGGGCGACATCCAGGACTTCCTTCGCCCGGAATGCCGCGGGTTTCGTCTGGATCGCTGAATTCCAGACCACGGTGTCGCGGGAAAGGGATTCCAGCGATCCGGGCAGTTGATCCTCATTGGCGAAGCGGATCACCGCGTCCTGCTTCTCCTGCGCGGCAGCGGAGGCCGCCGCCAGGACGAGCAGCATGAGCATGCGGCGCATCATGGTTCACCCTCCTTTTCTTCCAGCCGCTCCAGGGCGGTGACTTCCCGGCGCTCCAGCACCAGCGGACCGAGAAGGGGATGGGTTGCCTCGATCCGGTCCCCCGGAAAGGAACACGAAGCCACCCGGATGATCCCCTGTCCGCGCAACCGCAGCGCGAAAGGATGGAACACTTTCCCCGGCACCTCCCCGGCGGTCTTGAAGAACACGGTCGAAACCTCGGACTCGGGCAGTTCGATGGCAGTTTCCTGGAAATCGCTCTTGAAGACGAACAACGGTCCCTCCGGCCCGGGCTTGATGGAAAGCAGGTTGCCGCCGAAACGGTCCCCCCGCTTTTCGATCAGCGCGTCCACGGTCGCATCCCCCCGGTCCTCCGTGCGGTGGCGGTCACCGTCATGGTCCCACTCCGCGATCTCCACGCCGCTGATGGTCATGTGGGTCTCATTCCCCGCGGTGCTGGAGAAGGCGATGCCGCCCCCCTCCGGGGGATTCGCCACCGGATCGCCAAAGCGACCCTCCGGCTCGTCATTGAGGAAAAGATGGAGCATGGAATTCGTGCGATCGACCCGGATCTCCACCCGCAGGTGGTTCTCCGGATACTGGTCGGGACGGCGGTTGAGCGACAGCAGCGTGGTGGACCGGCGTCCGCCTTTGGCAGACTCCCGCCTGACCTCGATCCCCCCGTTGCCGAACTGGAACAGGTAGCGGTCCGCCACCTGGGCGGAAGGCAGCAGCGGATCGGCGAAATGGAACTGGAACGAAGGATTGCCGCTCCAGGACAGGTTGAACTTCACGGAAAACTGCGCCATCGGCTCCAGTTTCCGGACCAGTCTCCCCTGGCCCTGGACGCTCCATGCCCCTTCGTCGAAGTTCCAGTTGTCCCCCTGCGGCCCCTCCGGCTTCATGTCTTCGAAAGATCCGCCGCGGGGATAGATGACCTTGTTCGGGTGGATGCCCATCACGAGGGACTTCAGGGCGGAGCGGGGGATCAGCAACCTGCCCGCCATGGGTGACATCACCGCCAGTTGCCGGTCATCCAGGGATTCGATCTCCACGGGGAGGACGTCCCCGTTGTTGAGTTCCACCCTGCATGAGGGCGGATCCCCGCTCTCATTGTCGTTGCCGAAGGCGACCTTCCGCACCGCTTCCGCGCGGAGGAAAATGGGTTCCTCCGCCAGGGAAGACTCCAGTTCCACCACTCCTTCGCCATTGATCGAGCGCACGGTGCCGCTCAGGCGTCCCTCCCCGGACAGGGAGATGAGGTCGGCCCGGAGGTTTCCCGCCACCACCAGCATGACCATGGAGGCCGCAAGCATGAGGCGGTCAGAACTGGACATCCCAATCATCGAGGAAACTGTTGGATGGGTTGAAATCAAGGATGGTCGCCGGAGCCAGATCGATGTTCCACTCTCCTGCGGAGGGGGTGAGCAACCGGACATGGGAGGCGGTACCCTCCACAGGTTTTCCGGTCACCCTGCCCAGCGGCGCCAGGTGGATGGTCATCTCCCCCGCGGTGGATTCCAGCGGCTTTGCGAGGCCCCCACGGGCGAAGCGGATCTCCGCAAGGTCATCCAGCGGGAAGCGGAAGCCACCGTATCTTCCCTCCAGGAGGACCATGCCATCCTTGAAGCCGGTGACTTTTCCGGAAAAGCGGTCCGTGCCATTCGCCAGCAGGACGATGTCCTGATCCTCCACCTGCAGGCTGCGGGCGGAGTCCGGCATGCCATTCCACTCCGCCATCGCGATGTCCGAAATGCGGACCGGGGAATTCATGCTCTGCACCATGAAGCCGAAGCCCCCTCCCTTCCCGGAATAGGTCGTGGTACCCGCCCCGGCAGGACCCTCGCTCCACTGGCCGAAAAACTCGTCATTGATGAAAAGCGAGATCTCCCCGGACTGGCGGTTGCAGCGCAGCTCCACCGTCACATTGTCCGACTCCCCGAGGCGGGCGCTGTAGCTGTTCGAGCGGATGGCTTCGACCGAAGGCTTGCCGCCTTCATCAAAACCGGCCCGGTAGAGCAGCACGCTGTTGCCGCTCATCTGGAGGACATAGCTGCTGCCGAAAAGCTTGGGGAACGAGGAAGCATCCGCAGGGAACTGGTTGGCGGCCGCGTTCCCGATGACCTCTTCCCCGGCCGCCTGCGGCCGCTGGAAGTCGGCGTGGAAAGCGAAGGCCATCGACATGCGGTTCTTCCACGCGAGGCTGAAGCGCAGCACGGAACGGTCCGGCATCCCTTCCTTCCGGACCAGGGCGGTGCCGGGCCGGGTGCCCTGCCAGTACCAGGCGGAGCCGGAGAATTTCCAGTGGCCGGGCTTGGTCGGGTCATCCTTGGCATCTTTCCCGGCTGTCTCCGCCGGGACCCCATCGGGCACGGCCATGTTGACGGCGCTCCATTCCTCTCCTTCATACGGGCCATGGTAGATCAGCCTGCCGCCAAGCGGGCTGGGGGCCACCATCGCCACACGCTCCCTTGGCAGTGTGACGGATCCGGCGAAGGAAGTCTCCAGCACCACGGATTTGTCATCCAAGGACTTCAGCACGCCGGGAATCCTGTCCCCATCGACAAGCGTGACACAGGAAAGGGAGGCCATCGGCTTCCTGGGCCTGCCGCCATTGAGAACCACCTGCCTGACCTCCGAGGAGGAAAGCTCGATGGCTCCCGTCACATCCTCCCGGTTCCATGCTATCTTCGCGCCCGTCCCGATCCCGGCGAAGGTGCCGTGGAGCTGGTCGCCATTCGAAAAGCGCAGCAGATCCTGGCGGGGCGGCTCCTTCTCCGCGGATGCGGTCAGGGCGCCGAGTGCCAGCAAGATGGAAAGTCGGAGGATCATTTTTCGTAGATCGGCAGGTAGCGGTAGTTCAGTGCCAGGGAGAGGAGCGCGCCCGCGGTGTTGAAGGATGCACCCTGGTTTCCGGGGAACGAACCATCCCTCCCCTGGAGGGTCGCCATGTAGCGGATGTTCCTCTGGTTCCACTCCCGCCATGTGTCCTCATCCGCATGGAAGAGAGCCTGCGACATGTAATATTCGTAGTAAAACGGGTAGTAGCGGTCCCGGTAGTCGAGGTTCTTCTTCAGGAACTCCAGGCTGGCCTTGTAGGGCTTCGAGTCACGCTCCTTCGCCAGCGAGAGGCAGAGCGATCCGATGGCGGTGAGGGTGGGCTTCCCGCCGCTGGGCGAGGTGTAACCTACGGAGCCGTCCGCACCGCGGCACTGGGCGATGTAGGCCAGACCGTCGTTGATGGCCTTCTGCGGCACCTCCAGCCCGGCGTTCCGCGCGGCGAACAGGGTCACCAACTGGCCGCCGGTCACGGTGGTGTCCGCGTCCTTGCTGTCCGGCTGGTAGCGCCAGGCCTTGAACTTGTTCCGATCCTGCGCGGAGAGGATCAGGGCGACGGCTTTCTTCAGAGCGGCCGCCACATCGGGATGGTCGATGACGCCGTAGGCCTCCGCCAGCGCCTTGGTGGCGAAGCAGTGGCTGTACATGTTGTTGCCGATGTAGCCGTTGGTGTCGTTCTGCTCGGAAATGATGTAGTCGATCGCCTTCCGGATCACGGCGGCGTGGGGGCCGTTGTTGGGATCCTCCCCGTGCGCCAGGAAAGCGGCCACACAGAGGCCCACCACGCCCGGCTCGGAACCCACTCCATCGTCCCAGTGTCCGCGCGCGTTCTGGCTCTTCGCCAGATACTGGAGGCCGCGCTCATAGATGAGCTCCACCTGCTGGGGGATGACATCTTCCTTCCGTCCAGGCAGATCCTGGGAAAACGCCGGAGCACCCATGCCTGAAAAAGCGAGGGACGCACAAAGGATGGACCGCGGCATGATCATTTCCCCTTCTGCCCGGCCCCCCGGTTGTAGGCATCCAGCGCCCGATGGAACTCCTCCGGCAGAGCCTTCCCCGCACTGCCCGCCGCCTTCGGAACTTTCCTCGCCACGGATTTCTCGTTCGCGTCACCGGTGATGTTCCCGTTCGGTGTGTCGGACTCACCGAACTTGTTGCCCGGCCCACCCTGGTCGCCGCCGGGTTGGCCCTGTTGCTGGCCCTCCCCTTGTCCGGGTTCCTTGCCCATCATGCGCTCCATCATGTCCATCATCGCGCCACCGGCCTGGCCGCTGCCGTTCTGCTTCTGCCGCTCCTTCGCCGCGGCATGGATCTTCTCGATGATCTCCGTCTGCGCGGCGATGGTCCGGCCTCCGGTATCCGGCTCCAGGAGCCAGTCCGTGGCTTCGTCCATGATCCCCTCCACCTCTTCCAGAAGCTTGATGACCTGCGGGACGGTTTCCTCGATGGTGAGCTGCTGGACGTCCGCGGAAAGCTCGTCCTGATCCTCCGCCAGCTTCCCGGAGCCTTCCCGGTGCTGCTGCATGACCGCCTCCTTGTCCACCGGTCCGGCGGCAAGGGAAACCCCACAGGCCAGCAGGGCGAAGATGATGTGATGCGGAAATTTCATGGTTCGGTCCCCTCCTTGCGGATGTCGGCGGATCTCCTGAGTTGTTCGAGCGCCCGTGTCCGGGAACGCAGGTCCTGCTCCTGCTGGATCATCTTCATGACGCGCAGCATGAACTCGAAATCCTCATCTTCCGGGCTGCGCTCGCCGCCACCACCGCCACCGCCGGCCATGTTGTTCTTCTTGTTCTCCTCATCCAGTTTCGCCGCCCACTCCGCGAGCCGCTTCGCCCATTCCTCGTTCTTGTCGGAACCGATGGATGATTGGTTGGTGCCGAAGCTGGAGCGGATGTCCTCCAGCGCGACATCGATCTGTGAGTCCTTCATCTCCACCAGGATGGTGTTGAACATCTCCTGTTTCGTCCGGGCGAAGTAGTGGGTGAGGTCCTCCTGGATCCACCGGATGTCCGATCCGGTGTCCGACTGCTGGCGTCCCGCTTCCGTAAGGATCCGCGCATCCGCCGGGTCCAGTTCGCTCATCCGGAGGCCGAAAATTTTCTCCGCCGCCTGTCTCAGCGTATCCTTCACTCCGTGCAGTTCGGAGGAGGCCTTCTTGAGGCGGTTCACGAAGGTGCCTGCCTCGAAGCGGCGGTTCGCATCGTTCGCGTTCTCAACCGCCTCCTGCATCTTTTCGACCACCCGTTTCTGTTCCTCGACCGCCTCCGCGAGATCCTTCTCCGTCTTCTCCGGTGTGCTGGAGGGGTCCTGGGAATCGCCCAGCTTCCCGCGGACTTTCGGCATGTCCTTTCCGGAAAGCTCCTGGAGGGACTTCAGCGACTCCGCCATCTTGCGCAGCGTTTCCTTGTCGATCTCCCCGTTGCGCGCGGAGTCCTGCATGAGCTTCTCCATCCGCTCCGTCAGTTCCTCCATGCGGTTGAGGTTCTCCGCCTCCGCCTGTTCCTGGATGTCCAGCCGCTTGCGGTTCTCCTCTGTCTGGAGTTCCTCGCCTGTCAGTTTCTCCAATCGCTGGTTTTCATCGAGCTGGTTCTGCTCCCGGCGGGCCACATCCTCCAGTTCCGTGATGGCACGGTCGAACTGGCTTTTCAGCATCTGCGCGTGTTCGTCCCGAGTGAGGACATAGATCGTCACCGGCTCCGAGTAGATCCGGCCGCGTCCGGGGAAATAGTCCTCCACGAACGCACGCAGCATGATCTTCTGCGGGGCGATGCCCACCGCAGCCGGAGAGAACGCCACCGGCCTGCTGAGGCGCCTGTCCTCCGGATTGCCCTCCGCCAGCTTCATCTCGCCCGCAGCGGGAGTCTCGCTGGTCGGACGGGTCGATTCACCCCTCCACTCGATCCCGCTGACTTTCACGCCGAAATCATCTTCCGCCAGTGCCTCGAAATCCACGGTTTCCTCCGGCAGCATCACCTTCTGCCGGTCGATCCCCTGGAGGTAGGCCGCCGGGGCGGCATCCCGGAAGGCATCCACCCGCACCTTGAACTCCGCCCCTCCCGCAAGTCCCAGCTTGTCCTTCCACGTGAACGGAATCTCGAATGGCCGCGCACCCACCGTGACCGGCGGGGTGGATGCGACCAGCCCCTTCAGCGACAGGGAACCGGACACCGGCCCGAACGCGCCTTCCTGTGGAAAATCGGATGCGATTTCCTTCGTCGGGCCATAGTCCGCGGAGGCGAGCGGGCGGTTCGTGGCGAAAGAAATGACCACCTCACTGCCTTCGACGGCGTTGAAAAAGGCACCGTTCAGTTCGAGCACCCTGTCCGGCACCTGGAGATAGGCCGGTGGCTTCACGTGGACGGACAGCTTTTCCGCGGTGGGCCGCAGCACCGGTTCCACGGCCACCTCATGCCGTGCGTCCCCGATGTTGAAGACGATGGTGCCTTTCTCCTGCTGGCCGGGGAACGCGAAGCGATAGAGATCCCCCGCCCGCTTCGCGGAAATCTCCGGCTGCAGGCCATAGCGGCCGACACCATCCACGGGGCGGTTCTCCGAATTCTTGTGGAGTTTCAGGACGATGTCGAACGTCTCGCCGAACGGCACGGCGAGCTTCGCAGGCGGAGAATCCAGCAGGGTGAAAGTATAACGCTCCGTATCGGAAAGCGGCATCAGCCAGCGCTGGAGCGCGTTGATCCCGGCCCGCGGCGTGAAGGTGAAAGAAGCCGCCGCCACGATGAGCAGCAGCAGCGCCACCATCCCCCAGCGGCGGTGCTTCGGTGGTGGCAGCGCTCCATCCAGCTTGCGCTTTCCGGTTTCCACCGCCACGGCCTCCATGGCGGCCGCCCGCAGCCGCGGGGACAGCGTGTCCGAATTTCCCGTCTGGTTCTGAAGCTCGATGACGCCGAGCAACCGGTCCCCCAGCCCCGGATACCGCCGGGCGATCAGGCGGGCCAGCTCCGATTCCCGGCGGTGACGCCAGACCCAGCGGTGCAACCAATACGGCGCGAACACCGCGAACAACGAAACCCCGCCAAGGAGAATCCCCAGCCGCACCGTCCCCGGCGTCTGCCAGACCCGGTCCAGTCCATACACCAGCAGGAATGAGAAAACCAAGCCCACCACCCCGGCGATGCATGCCTCCAGCACCTTGATCCGCCACAAATGGCGGCGGAAATCATCAAGCTGCCGACGAAGCCCCTCCGGGATCACGACCGTTGATTCGGGTGACTGGGAAGGATCAGGCATGATGAATTTCAGGCAACGGAAGGGACTCTACCAACACCCGGAGTCTCCCAGAGGAAACGCGGGTTTTCCAGCCGTTTTCTCACCATCTGGAGCGATGCCATGCCCCGCTTCCGTCTTTTTCAGGCGAGGTAGGGATTTTGCCTCATCTCGTGGCCGATGGAGGTGGCGGGACCGTGCCCGGGAAAGACCTTCGTCTCCGGTGGCAGCGTCAGCAACTTGGTCAAAATGCCGTCCAGAAGCTGCTGGGTGCTGCCTCCCGGCAGGTCCGTCCGGCCGATGGATTCCGCGAACAGGGTGTCCCCGGAAAACAGCACCCCATCTCCCTCCAGATAAAACGTCACACTGTCCGTCGAGTGCCCCGGCACGTGGGCGAGGCGGAGGGTTTTCCCGGCGATGACCAGCGGCTCGCCGATGGTGAATTTCCGGTCCACTTCATACGGCACCACCGAAATGGGCAGCCCCCAGCCGCGGGCGGCTGACTCCAGGGTGAGGTCCTTCGAGTAGTCCTCCAGCGCATGGAGCCGCGCACCGGCGGCCTTCAGCGCGGCGGCGTCCGTGACGTGGTCGTAGTGCTGGTGGGTGAGCAGCACGTCATCCACCCGCACGCCCTTCGCGGCGATCCAGCGCGTCACCCCCTCCGGAGCGTCGATGAGGAAATTACCGTCCGGAGTTTCAACGAGGTAGCCGTTCGTCTGCACGAACCCGCCGGTGTAAATCGAGAGTTTCATTGGGAAAAGTGGCCGCGGGAAGCCATCGCGGGAAATGTACCCGTGAGGCAGGGGCAGGCTTGGTCACCTCATTCGGGCTTCTTGCCCAACCGGGTCAGCGCCAGCATGAACAACCCGAAGACCAGCAGGACGATCCCCCACTCCAGGTTGATGTTCTTGCCGAGCGATTTCTCATACATCTCGCTCCCCCGCGTGGCCACGCCGTAACCGGTGAGGATGAGGCCGAAAAGCGTGAAGAGAATGCCGATGGGAAGGCGGAGATCAAAGGCCATGACGGTGGTTGTGGAGGTTACCAGAAGTAGAAGTTGAGCGCGGTGACCGCGATGATGATGAGGGCACCGAGGACGGCGGGGCGGGTGTACCATTTGCCGC includes the following:
- a CDS encoding MBL fold metallo-hydrolase is translated as MKLSIYTGGFVQTNGYLVETPDGNFLIDAPEGVTRWIAAKGVRVDDVLLTHQHYDHVTDAAALKAAGARLHALEDYSKDLTLESAARGWGLPISVVPYEVDRKFTIGEPLVIAGKTLRLAHVPGHSTDSVTFYLEGDGVLFSGDTLFAESIGRTDLPGGSTQQLLDGILTKLLTLPPETKVFPGHGPATSIGHEMRQNPYLA
- a CDS encoding terpene cyclase/mutase family protein; translated protein: MIMPRSILCASLAFSGMGAPAFSQDLPGRKEDVIPQQVELIYERGLQYLAKSQNARGHWDDGVGSEPGVVGLCVAAFLAHGEDPNNGPHAAVIRKAIDYIISEQNDTNGYIGNNMYSHCFATKALAEAYGVIDHPDVAAALKKAVALILSAQDRNKFKAWRYQPDSKDADTTVTGGQLVTLFAARNAGLEVPQKAINDGLAYIAQCRGADGSVGYTSPSGGKPTLTAIGSLCLSLAKERDSKPYKASLEFLKKNLDYRDRYYPFYYEYYMSQALFHADEDTWREWNQRNIRYMATLQGRDGSFPGNQGASFNTAGALLSLALNYRYLPIYEK